In Polaribacter sp. Hel_I_88, the following proteins share a genomic window:
- a CDS encoding glycosyl hydrolase, producing the protein MKKFTFYFFIFFSSIILSQSKPTSSSVVEQALVEKENLTKNSLVKNINFTNIGPTVMSGRVADVAVNPENPTEFYVGYASGGLWYTNNNGTTFTPVLDNSPTQNIGDIAVDWNSETIWVGTGEKNSSRSSYAGIGMLKSTDKGKSWQNVGLTDSHHISRILINPNNPNEVIVAVIGHLYSSNEERGIFKTVDGGKTWIKSLYIDENTGIIDVDFAPENFNVMYAASWERERKAWDFDGDGKNSAIYKSTDAGTSWAKISDKSGFPTGDGVGRIGLAVFNENTVYALHDSQFRKPKDADKKVSDELTKDDFKTMSATDFLKLDDGRLNTYLKNNGFQEKYRAPNVKQMVRVGSVKPMDLASYLEDANAMLFDTEVIGAEVFKTTNGGKSWKKTHDNYLEGVYSSYGYYFGEIRVDLQDENGIYVLGVPIIKSKDGGKTFTSISAENVHSDHQALWVNPKNSGHILNGNDGGLNLSYDDGANWTKLNDPAVGQFYSVYADTQKNYKVYGGLQDNGVWVANNNARMDKSWLQSGQNPYESIMGGDGMQVQVDERNQNIVYTGFQFGNYYRIDRESGSRKYIQPKHTLGENPYRFNWQTPIHLSKHNQDILYLGGNKLHRSLNQGDDWETISGDLTTGGKKGNVAYGTLTSISESPFQFGLIYVGSDDGYINVTKNGGGSWTRISDNLPQDLWVSRVIASAHKKVRVYATLNGYRFDDFTTYVYKSDNYGETWENIGEAIPASPVNVIKEDPENENILYVGTDNGLYVSFDTGSSWSIFNKNLPNVAVHDLVIQPTAKHLIVGTHGRSLYKADVSSLQKMTDKVLAKKSHVFEVSDIRQNRNWGRSWSQWRDAYEPEITIPFYVNADKKVDVEIYQGETLVNEISVNADKGYNEFNFDVSFSKKGLKNYEKANKEAKLKAAANDVYYLPKGKYVVKIGEAKSAFEIK; encoded by the coding sequence ATGAAAAAATTTACCTTTTATTTCTTCATTTTTTTTAGCTCAATTATTTTAAGCCAATCAAAACCAACAAGTTCTTCTGTTGTTGAGCAGGCATTAGTTGAAAAAGAAAATTTAACAAAAAACTCACTTGTAAAGAATATTAACTTTACGAATATTGGGCCCACAGTAATGAGTGGTCGAGTTGCAGATGTTGCTGTAAACCCTGAAAATCCAACTGAATTTTATGTAGGTTATGCTTCTGGTGGTTTATGGTATACGAATAATAATGGTACAACTTTTACGCCTGTTTTAGACAATTCTCCTACTCAAAATATTGGAGATATTGCTGTAGATTGGAATTCTGAAACTATTTGGGTTGGCACAGGAGAAAAAAATTCTTCACGCTCAAGCTATGCAGGAATTGGAATGCTAAAATCTACGGATAAAGGTAAATCATGGCAAAATGTTGGTTTAACAGATTCGCATCACATCAGCAGAATACTCATCAACCCAAACAACCCGAACGAAGTTATTGTGGCTGTTATTGGTCATTTATATTCATCAAATGAAGAAAGAGGAATTTTTAAAACTGTTGATGGAGGAAAAACATGGATAAAATCTCTTTATATTGATGAAAATACAGGAATTATTGATGTTGATTTTGCACCAGAAAACTTTAATGTAATGTACGCTGCTTCTTGGGAAAGAGAGCGTAAAGCTTGGGATTTTGATGGTGATGGAAAAAATTCTGCGATTTATAAAAGTACAGATGCAGGAACTTCTTGGGCAAAAATTTCAGACAAAAGTGGTTTCCCAACAGGAGATGGAGTTGGTAGAATTGGTTTAGCCGTTTTTAACGAAAATACGGTTTATGCTTTGCATGACAGCCAATTTAGAAAACCAAAAGATGCTGATAAAAAAGTTTCAGACGAATTAACAAAAGATGATTTTAAAACCATGTCTGCTACTGATTTTTTAAAATTAGATGATGGTAGATTAAATACGTATTTAAAAAATAACGGATTTCAAGAAAAATATAGAGCTCCAAATGTAAAGCAAATGGTGCGTGTTGGTTCTGTAAAACCAATGGATTTAGCAAGTTATTTAGAAGATGCAAATGCTATGTTGTTTGATACAGAAGTAATTGGGGCAGAGGTTTTTAAAACAACTAATGGAGGAAAGTCTTGGAAAAAAACACACGATAATTATTTAGAAGGTGTTTATAGCTCTTATGGATATTATTTTGGTGAAATTAGAGTCGATTTACAAGATGAAAATGGAATTTACGTTTTAGGAGTTCCGATTATAAAATCGAAAGACGGTGGAAAAACATTCACCTCAATTAGTGCAGAAAATGTGCATTCAGATCATCAAGCTTTGTGGGTAAATCCTAAAAATTCTGGCCATATTTTAAACGGAAATGATGGTGGTTTAAATCTTTCTTATGATGATGGCGCAAACTGGACAAAATTAAATGATCCTGCAGTTGGGCAGTTTTATTCGGTGTATGCAGATACTCAAAAAAACTACAAAGTTTATGGAGGTTTGCAAGATAATGGAGTTTGGGTTGCCAATAATAATGCAAGAATGGATAAAAGTTGGTTGCAAAGTGGTCAAAACCCTTATGAATCAATTATGGGTGGAGATGGAATGCAAGTGCAAGTAGATGAAAGAAATCAAAATATTGTATATACAGGTTTTCAATTTGGTAATTATTACAGAATTGATAGAGAAAGTGGAAGCAGAAAATACATTCAGCCAAAACATACTTTAGGCGAAAATCCTTACAGATTTAACTGGCAAACTCCTATTCATTTATCAAAACATAACCAAGATATTTTATATTTAGGAGGTAATAAATTACACAGATCTTTAAACCAAGGTGATGATTGGGAAACGATTTCAGGCGATTTAACAACTGGAGGGAAAAAAGGAAATGTTGCTTATGGAACGTTGACTTCAATTTCAGAAAGTCCGTTTCAATTTGGATTAATTTATGTGGGTTCAGATGATGGCTACATCAACGTAACCAAAAACGGAGGAGGAAGTTGGACGCGTATTTCAGATAATTTACCACAAGATTTATGGGTTTCTAGGGTAATTGCATCAGCACACAAAAAAGTACGCGTTTATGCAACTTTAAATGGGTACAGATTTGACGATTTTACAACCTATGTTTATAAGTCTGATAATTATGGAGAAACTTGGGAAAATATTGGAGAGGCAATTCCAGCATCACCAGTAAATGTAATTAAAGAAGATCCTGAAAACGAAAATATTTTATATGTGGGTACAGACAATGGTTTATATGTTTCTTTTGATACAGGCAGTTCTTGGAGTATTTTCAATAAAAACTTACCAAATGTTGCAGTACATGATTTGGTTATTCAGCCAACAGCAAAACATTTAATTGTTGGAACTCATGGACGTAGTTTGTATAAAGCTGATGTTTCATCATTACAAAAAATGACCGATAAAGTTTTAGCAAAAAAGAGTCACGTTTTTGAAGTTTCAGATATTAGACAAAACAGAAATTGGGGGCGTTCTTGGAGTCAGTGGAGAGACGCATATGAACCAGAAATTACCATTCCTTTTTATGTAAATGCTGATAAAAAAGTAGATGTAGAAATTTACCAAGGAGAAACTTTGGTAAATGAGATATCTGTAAATGCTGATAAAGGATACAATGAATTCAATTTTGATGTTTCTTTCTCTAAAAAAGGGTTAAAAAACTACGAAAAAGCAAACAAGGAAGCTAAATTAAAGGCTGCTGCAAATGATGTTTATTATTTACCAAAAGGAAAATATGTTGTAAAAATTGGTGAAGCAAAATCAGCATTTGAGATAAAATAA
- a CDS encoding succinate dehydrogenase cytochrome b subunit has translation MSGFFKSSIGRKVAMALSAFFLMFFLLQHLSINILSVFSPELFNEVSHFMGTNPVVQFALQPVLIFAVVFHFVMGFILELRNNKARNVSYAKNNGNANSSWVSRNMIWSGLTILAFIVLHFIDFWFPEINTKFIQGDWSGTMEGVEGFRYHEELVHKFVNPLRVGAYVLAFVFLGLHLAHGFASAFQSTGLSTVRQKTLQTIGKAYSIIIPAGFIFIALYHYFNH, from the coding sequence ATGAGCGGATTTTTCAAATCTTCAATTGGAAGAAAAGTGGCGATGGCACTTTCAGCATTTTTTTTGATGTTCTTCCTGTTACAGCATTTATCAATAAACATTTTATCGGTTTTTAGCCCAGAACTCTTTAATGAAGTTTCTCATTTTATGGGGACAAATCCTGTGGTTCAGTTTGCATTACAACCTGTATTAATTTTTGCAGTTGTATTTCACTTTGTGATGGGCTTTATTTTAGAATTAAGAAATAATAAAGCAAGAAATGTATCGTATGCTAAAAATAATGGAAATGCAAACTCTAGTTGGGTTAGCAGAAACATGATTTGGTCTGGACTTACAATTTTGGCTTTTATCGTTTTACATTTTATCGATTTTTGGTTTCCAGAAATTAATACAAAATTCATACAAGGAGATTGGTCTGGAACTATGGAAGGTGTAGAAGGTTTTCGTTATCATGAAGAATTAGTCCATAAATTTGTAAATCCTTTAAGAGTTGGTGCCTATGTATTAGCATTCGTGTTTTTAGGGTTGCATTTAGCACATGGTTTTGCATCAGCATTCCAATCTACAGGACTTTCTACTGTTCGTCAAAAAACATTACAAACAATTGGTAAAGCATATTCAATTATAATTCCAGCAGGTTTTATTTTTATTGCTTTATATCATTATTTTAACCATTAA
- a CDS encoding fumarate reductase/succinate dehydrogenase flavoprotein subunit, producing the protein MALDSKVPKGPIKDKWTEYKNHINLVNPANKRHIDVIVVGTGLAGGSASATLAELGYNVKAFAYQDSPRRAHSIAAQGGINAAKNYQGDGDSTYRLFYDTVKGGDYRSREANVYRLAEVSANIIDQCVAQGVPFARDYGGLLDNRSFGGVLVSRTFYAKGQTGQQLLLGAYSAMNRQIARGKIEMFNRHEMLDVVIVDGKARGIIARNLVTGEIERHSAHAVVIASGGYGNVYFLSTNAMGSNVTAGWKVHKKGAFFANPCYTQIHPTCIPRSGDYQSKLTLMSESLRNDGRIWVPKNLEDVKLIREGKKKPTELTEDERDYYLERRYPAFGNLVPRDVASRAAKERCDAGYGVNATGEAVYLDFAASFVRYGTEQAKIQGIVNPTDAKIKELGQEIVKAKYGNLFQMYEKIVDENPYETPMMIYPAVHYTMGGVWVDYNLMTTIPGCYAIGEANFSDHGANRLGASALMQGLADGYFVLPYTIGDYLADDIRTGKIPTDTPEFDAAEKEVADRIKFFINNKGTHSVDYYHKKLGKIMWDKCGMSRNAEGLKEAIQEISDLRTDFWKNVNVPGDDHEYNEQLAKAGRVADFLELGELFAKDALVREESAGGHFREEHQTADGEAKRLKEFQFVSAWEYKGEPKDAVLHKEELVYENIEVKERSYK; encoded by the coding sequence ATGGCTTTAGATTCAAAAGTACCAAAAGGTCCAATTAAAGATAAATGGACTGAATATAAAAATCATATCAACCTTGTAAACCCTGCAAACAAACGTCATATAGATGTTATTGTTGTGGGTACAGGTTTAGCAGGTGGTTCTGCTTCTGCAACTTTAGCAGAATTGGGCTACAATGTAAAAGCATTTGCATACCAAGATTCCCCAAGAAGAGCGCACTCAATTGCAGCACAAGGAGGAATTAATGCAGCAAAAAACTATCAAGGAGATGGAGATTCTACCTACAGATTATTTTACGATACTGTAAAAGGTGGAGATTATAGATCTCGAGAAGCAAACGTATATAGATTAGCAGAGGTTTCTGCAAACATTATTGATCAATGTGTAGCACAAGGAGTTCCTTTTGCTCGTGATTATGGTGGTTTGTTAGACAATCGTTCTTTTGGTGGAGTTTTAGTTTCTAGAACTTTTTATGCGAAAGGACAAACTGGTCAGCAACTTTTATTAGGAGCATATTCTGCAATGAACAGACAAATTGCTCGTGGAAAGATTGAAATGTTCAATCGTCATGAAATGTTAGATGTTGTTATTGTTGATGGAAAAGCAAGAGGAATTATTGCACGTAACTTAGTTACAGGAGAAATTGAAAGACATTCTGCACACGCAGTTGTAATTGCTTCTGGGGGTTATGGAAACGTATATTTCTTATCAACCAATGCAATGGGTTCTAACGTAACAGCAGGTTGGAAAGTGCATAAAAAAGGAGCATTTTTTGCAAATCCTTGTTATACACAAATTCACCCAACATGTATTCCACGTTCTGGAGATTATCAATCGAAATTAACATTGATGTCTGAATCTTTAAGAAACGATGGTAGAATTTGGGTTCCTAAAAACTTAGAAGATGTAAAATTAATTCGTGAAGGGAAGAAAAAACCTACTGAATTAACTGAAGACGAAAGAGATTACTATTTAGAAAGACGTTACCCAGCTTTTGGGAATTTAGTACCAAGAGATGTTGCATCAAGAGCAGCAAAAGAACGTTGTGATGCTGGTTATGGAGTTAATGCAACTGGAGAAGCAGTCTATTTAGATTTTGCTGCCTCTTTTGTAAGATATGGAACTGAGCAAGCTAAAATTCAAGGAATTGTAAATCCTACAGATGCAAAAATTAAGGAATTAGGGCAAGAAATTGTGAAAGCAAAATATGGAAACCTATTTCAAATGTATGAGAAAATTGTAGACGAGAATCCTTATGAAACACCAATGATGATCTACCCAGCTGTACATTACACAATGGGTGGTGTTTGGGTTGATTATAACTTGATGACTACAATACCTGGTTGTTATGCAATTGGAGAAGCTAACTTCTCTGATCATGGAGCAAACAGATTAGGTGCATCTGCCTTAATGCAAGGTTTAGCAGATGGTTACTTTGTATTGCCATATACTATTGGAGATTATTTAGCAGATGATATTAGAACTGGAAAAATACCAACAGATACACCAGAGTTTGATGCTGCTGAAAAAGAAGTTGCAGATAGAATTAAATTCTTTATCAACAATAAAGGAACACATTCTGTAGATTATTACCACAAAAAGTTAGGAAAAATAATGTGGGATAAATGTGGAATGTCTAGAAACGCAGAAGGTTTAAAAGAAGCGATTCAAGAAATATCTGATTTAAGAACAGATTTCTGGAAAAACGTAAATGTTCCTGGAGATGATCATGAATATAATGAGCAATTAGCAAAAGCTGGTAGAGTTGCAGATTTCCTAGAATTAGGAGAGTTGTTTGCAAAAGATGCTTTAGTAAGAGAAGAATCTGCAGGTGGGCATTTTAGAGAGGAACACCAAACAGCAGATGGAGAAGCAAAACGTTTAAAAGAATTTCAGTTTGTTTCTGCTTGGGAATATAAGGGTGAACCAAAAGATGCAGTTTTGCATAAAGAAGAGTTGGTTTATGAAAATATAGAAGTTAAAGAACGTTCATATAAGTAA
- a CDS encoding four helix bundle protein: MGGFKSFEELTCWQAARELRLFVSKSIVPKFPKDERYALTDQIKRCSRSEGNNIAEGYGRFHFQENIQFCRIARGSLFETLDHGIIAFDENYISNEILEELKKLHNKTLLILNGYIKYLKSQKLK, encoded by the coding sequence ATGGGTGGTTTTAAATCTTTTGAAGAGTTGACTTGTTGGCAAGCAGCTAGAGAATTAAGATTGTTTGTATCCAAATCAATAGTACCAAAATTTCCAAAAGATGAAAGATATGCTTTAACAGATCAAATTAAAAGATGTTCTCGTTCAGAAGGAAATAATATAGCTGAAGGATATGGAAGATTTCATTTTCAAGAAAACATTCAATTTTGTAGAATAGCTAGAGGCTCTTTATTTGAAACTTTAGATCACGGAATTATAGCTTTTGATGAAAATTATATCTCTAACGAAATATTAGAAGAATTAAAAAAATTACACAACAAAACACTTTTGATTTTAAACGGATACATTAAGTATTTAAAAAGTCAGAAATTAAAATAA
- a CDS encoding succinate dehydrogenase/fumarate reductase iron-sulfur subunit, which translates to MNLTLRIWRQKDASTKGKMVDYKISEISDHMSFLEMMDVLNEQIINKGEEPVAFDHDCREGICGMCSMYINGEAHGPDRGVTTCQLHMRMFKDGDTITIEPWRAAAFPVIKDLVVDRSAFDRIQHAGGYISVNTSGNTQDANSIPIKKEAADTAMDAATCIGCGACVATCKNSSAMLFVGAKVSQYALLPQGQVEAADRVKNMVAQMDLEGFGNCTNTGACEVECPKGISLENIARMNRELMKASV; encoded by the coding sequence ATGAATTTAACGTTAAGAATTTGGAGACAAAAAGACGCATCAACCAAAGGGAAGATGGTCGATTATAAAATTTCTGAAATTTCAGATCATATGTCTTTTTTAGAAATGATGGATGTTTTGAATGAGCAGATTATAAATAAAGGTGAAGAGCCTGTTGCTTTTGACCATGATTGTAGAGAAGGTATTTGCGGAATGTGTTCTATGTATATTAATGGAGAAGCTCATGGGCCAGATAGAGGTGTAACAACCTGTCAATTACATATGAGAATGTTTAAAGATGGAGATACGATTACTATAGAACCATGGAGAGCTGCTGCTTTTCCAGTAATAAAAGATTTAGTAGTAGACAGATCTGCATTTGATAGAATACAACATGCAGGAGGTTATATTTCTGTAAATACATCTGGTAATACACAAGATGCAAACTCAATACCAATTAAAAAAGAAGCTGCAGATACAGCAATGGATGCTGCAACCTGCATTGGTTGTGGTGCTTGTGTAGCAACCTGTAAAAACAGCTCTGCAATGTTATTTGTGGGTGCAAAAGTATCTCAATATGCTTTATTACCTCAAGGACAAGTAGAAGCTGCAGACAGAGTTAAAAACATGGTTGCACAAATGGATTTAGAAGGTTTTGGAAACTGTACAAACACTGGTGCTTGTGAAGTGGAATGCCCAAAAGGTATTTCTTTAGAAAATATTGCAAGAATGAACAGAGAGTTAATGAAAGCTTCTGTGTAA
- a CDS encoding helix-turn-helix domain-containing protein, with translation MEHSILKIFAIFDFMKKKDYFSYFVKEEYQTILDKLVFIRQEKGYTQYQVGEKLGLSDNAYSKLENGHIKLDVQRLLFILQIFDVNLSDFFKDFKEI, from the coding sequence ATGGAACATTCTATTTTGAAAATATTTGCTATTTTTGATTTTATGAAAAAGAAAGATTACTTCTCTTACTTTGTAAAAGAGGAATACCAAACTATTTTAGATAAGCTAGTTTTTATTAGACAAGAAAAAGGATATACACAATACCAAGTGGGTGAAAAGCTTGGTTTAAGTGACAATGCCTATTCAAAATTAGAAAACGGACACATAAAGTTAGATGTGCAGCGTTTACTATTTATTTTACAAATTTTTGACGTAAATCTTAGCGATTTTTTTAAGGATTTTAAGGAAATATAG
- a CDS encoding GLPGLI family protein, translating to MKNIHTFLILFIVKLTFSQTNGKINYIINFNKPKIELKKNQAKIAMRLIKEAKAISATLLFNQNESVYQIDSKMKVDSNKDFNITQAFADDGDVFYSNVFTQKQIKKTNYGDKEYIISIEKQNWNLIQETKKIGKYLCYKAIIDIKNDLVIAWYTYEIPLNFGPNKFNGLPGLILELQTKTLHYSLNKLSLNIKEGVKIKTQNYDSAITEEEFKKIVSQNSVFNRN from the coding sequence ATGAAAAACATACATACTTTTTTAATTCTATTTATTGTAAAATTAACTTTTTCTCAAACTAATGGAAAAATAAATTATATAATTAATTTTAATAAACCAAAAATTGAATTAAAGAAAAATCAGGCTAAAATTGCAATGAGACTAATTAAAGAGGCGAAAGCTATATCAGCTACACTTTTGTTTAATCAAAATGAGTCTGTTTACCAAATTGATAGCAAAATGAAAGTTGATTCAAATAAAGATTTTAACATCACTCAAGCATTTGCAGATGATGGAGATGTGTTTTATTCAAATGTTTTTACTCAAAAACAAATCAAAAAAACTAATTATGGAGATAAAGAATATATTATTTCTATTGAAAAGCAAAATTGGAATTTGATTCAAGAAACAAAAAAAATTGGAAAATATTTATGTTATAAAGCTATAATAGATATTAAAAACGATTTAGTTATAGCTTGGTACACATATGAGATACCATTAAATTTTGGTCCTAATAAATTTAATGGATTACCTGGTTTAATTTTAGAGCTACAAACGAAAACACTTCATTATTCATTGAATAAATTAAGTTTAAATATTAAAGAAGGAGTTAAAATAAAAACACAAAATTATGATTCAGCAATAACTGAAGAAGAATTTAAAAAAATAGTATCGCAAAATTCAGTTTTTAATAGAAATTAA
- a CDS encoding GLPGLI family protein, with protein sequence MKKIISTIMLLFLTVALFSQKNVSYRFLYKITLKKIQTDSSSLTEKQKRYNRIVNKSKGKDYILDIKENKSIFYEDKKLSSVSNEKLDIVSIFVGKGLFYYDSSIKIALNKKNVLGEDLIIRSNPKFSWTLTQESRKIGNYQCYKAISYINITNRIGKNVRKKIIAWYNPLISINFGIKNYHGLPGLTMLLEEDNLIYEIQKINLNTKIEFDIKKPTKGKILSEKEYNDILLKKYRQRF encoded by the coding sequence ATGAAAAAAATTATATCAACTATAATGCTACTGTTTTTGACAGTAGCATTATTTAGCCAAAAAAATGTTAGTTATAGATTTCTATACAAAATAACTTTAAAAAAAATACAAACTGACTCATCATCCCTTACTGAAAAACAAAAAAGATACAATAGAATCGTCAATAAATCAAAAGGGAAAGATTACATTTTAGATATAAAAGAGAACAAAAGTATTTTTTATGAAGATAAAAAGCTGTCTTCCGTTTCAAATGAAAAATTAGATATAGTTTCAATTTTTGTAGGTAAAGGCTTGTTTTATTATGATTCATCAATAAAAATAGCTCTAAATAAAAAAAATGTTCTCGGTGAGGATTTAATTATAAGAAGTAATCCTAAATTTAGTTGGACATTAACACAAGAAAGTAGAAAAATTGGAAACTATCAATGTTATAAAGCTATTTCTTATATAAATATTACAAATAGAATAGGCAAAAATGTAAGGAAGAAAATTATTGCTTGGTATAATCCTTTAATATCAATAAATTTTGGCATTAAAAATTATCATGGTTTGCCAGGTCTAACAATGTTATTAGAAGAAGATAATTTAATTTATGAAATACAAAAAATCAACTTAAATACAAAAATTGAATTTGATATAAAAAAGCCAACAAAAGGAAAGATTTTGTCAGAAAAAGAGTATAATGATATTTTGCTAAAAAAATACAGACAAAGATTTTAG